One genomic region from Haloprofundus salinisoli encodes:
- a CDS encoding response regulator, producing MSDYVIWWIDDTESRKEKHAEVLEEQMSNLSVIFTHPQKAAEKLNQNDHPDADLVLIDWMLNEQGEFLGKGLTMAGSVREHLQNTPIYGFTGGSLNELRTPASEHQFQSTLPLKDISSRAGAKNLEGDINDYQRVEAARGDGLKALLATLNPPEGLDEELKSLIPRTFSNGLKTDPTEEGGSSLEFADWVRHRFLKTPGPLLDCNWTATKLGVKPDYLDQYITELYETEYGEFTYDGIFHHRINPLWWTSELIEAVVDLAQSRDQTIGEIHAAAPNLLGVDDDHHSICTACGDPHPDTVAASIEGKDATYPVHFHCSNLHHSREGGFEDYRTAEDI from the coding sequence ATGAGTGATTATGTTATCTGGTGGATAGATGACACAGAAAGTCGGAAAGAAAAACATGCAGAAGTCCTTGAGGAGCAAATGTCCAATTTGTCAGTCATTTTCACTCATCCTCAAAAAGCGGCAGAAAAGCTCAATCAAAACGACCACCCCGATGCAGATCTCGTTCTAATCGACTGGATGCTGAATGAGCAGGGGGAGTTCCTTGGCAAGGGGTTGACTATGGCTGGTTCCGTTCGGGAACATCTGCAGAATACACCAATATACGGGTTCACGGGAGGGTCGCTTAATGAACTACGGACACCAGCTAGTGAACATCAATTTCAGTCAACATTGCCATTAAAGGATATTTCATCACGTGCGGGAGCTAAGAATCTTGAAGGGGATATCAACGATTACCAACGCGTTGAGGCAGCGCGTGGTGACGGACTCAAAGCGTTGCTTGCAACGCTTAACCCACCAGAGGGTCTTGATGAGGAACTGAAAAGCCTTATTCCGCGTACATTCTCAAACGGTCTGAAAACTGACCCAACAGAAGAGGGAGGTAGCAGCCTCGAATTTGCGGACTGGGTACGGCACCGGTTTCTCAAGACACCAGGGCCACTCTTAGACTGCAACTGGACAGCGACAAAACTTGGAGTGAAGCCAGATTACTTAGACCAATACATAACAGAGTTGTACGAGACAGAATATGGGGAGTTCACTTACGACGGCATTTTTCACCATAGAATCAACCCGCTCTGGTGGACATCTGAACTCATCGAGGCTGTCGTCGACTTAGCTCAATCGCGCGACCAAACTATCGGTGAAATCCATGCTGCAGCTCCTAATTTACTTGGAGTGGATGATGACCATCATTCCATCTGTACAGCATGTGGTGATCCACACCCTGACACTGTAGCGGCGAGTATCGAAGGTAAAGACGCAACTTATCCGGTCCATTTCCACTGTAGCAATCTTCATCACTCGCGTGAAGGAGGATTCGAGGATTACCGAACTGCTGAAGATATCTAA
- a CDS encoding helix-turn-helix domain-containing protein, with protein sequence MRQSGTWMTIWDDRILEYIREEGSGSPKQLVDSGYIKVSRQHISRRLQKLAEHGMLTALGNGVYIITDKGEEYLDGEWDAEEDRPVEAVDNESENGNGDGFAESES encoded by the coding sequence ATGAGACAGTCCGGGACGTGGATGACTATCTGGGATGATAGAATCCTAGAATACATTCGCGAAGAGGGGTCTGGTTCCCCGAAACAACTCGTAGATAGCGGTTACATCAAGGTCTCTCGCCAACATATCTCTCGACGACTCCAGAAACTCGCTGAACATGGGATGCTCACAGCTCTGGGGAATGGTGTATACATCATCACCGACAAAGGAGAAGAGTATCTAGACGGAGAATGGGATGCTGAGGAAGATCGCCCTGTCGAGGCGGTCGACAACGAAAGCGAGAACGGAAACGGAGACGGATTCGCAGAGTCGGAATCGTAG
- a CDS encoding AbrB/MazE/SpoVT family DNA-binding domain-containing protein has product MSEEGTEMHGKATIQEDGSSVVVTLPKEAVEHSGVEIGEQVNIGSTEDGPVVLLPWSEDDIREIMDE; this is encoded by the coding sequence ATGTCCGAAGAAGGCACCGAGATGCATGGAAAGGCCACAATCCAAGAAGACGGCAGTTCCGTTGTCGTCACCCTGCCGAAGGAAGCGGTCGAACACTCCGGCGTCGAGATCGGCGAGCAGGTCAACATCGGCAGTACCGAAGATGGACCGGTCGTGCTACTTCCGTGGAGTGAGGACGACATCCGCGAGATAATGGACGAGTAG
- a CDS encoding tyrosine-type recombinase/integrase — protein MSRGPDDMKPRVAWRRYVDHRRTEATTGTVKTYHYRLKQFVEWCEDQPIESVSELNGWDFETYQTARRGDGLAATTLAGEMQTLKNFIEYLERIELVEDGLAERVHIPNVDAAEQSSDKKLDTDQAQKLLNYYRNSDEDFGSRRHALFEVLWFTAARIGSIRALDLRDVYLDEQYIDFKHRPKTGTPLKNKSKGERPVGVPREVCEAIQAYIEGDRWRKRDDYARQPLFTTREGRGSLSALRCYTYTATLPCLFGPCPHGSERAACGFLEPYEASKCPSSRSPHQIRTGSITWQLDCGLPPEVVSKRVNASQRVIKRHYDKATALEEMENRRRPHLDRLELES, from the coding sequence ATGAGTCGCGGCCCGGACGATATGAAGCCGCGAGTGGCGTGGCGGCGCTATGTCGACCACCGACGGACGGAGGCGACGACTGGAACGGTGAAGACCTACCACTACCGACTGAAGCAGTTCGTCGAGTGGTGCGAGGATCAGCCCATCGAATCGGTGAGCGAACTGAACGGCTGGGATTTCGAGACGTACCAGACGGCCCGTCGCGGTGATGGTCTCGCGGCGACGACGCTCGCCGGTGAGATGCAGACGCTCAAGAACTTCATCGAGTACCTGGAACGCATCGAACTAGTCGAGGACGGACTGGCCGAACGGGTCCACATCCCGAACGTCGACGCGGCGGAGCAGAGTAGCGACAAGAAACTCGACACGGATCAGGCACAGAAGTTACTGAACTACTACCGAAATAGCGACGAAGACTTCGGTTCTCGACGGCACGCACTCTTCGAGGTATTGTGGTTCACGGCCGCGCGTATCGGCTCTATCCGTGCGCTCGACCTTCGGGATGTGTACCTCGATGAGCAGTACATCGACTTCAAGCACCGTCCGAAGACGGGAACGCCGCTGAAGAACAAGAGTAAGGGTGAACGCCCGGTTGGCGTTCCTCGTGAGGTATGCGAGGCGATTCAGGCGTACATCGAAGGCGACCGCTGGCGGAAACGCGACGACTACGCTCGACAGCCGCTGTTCACTACCAGGGAGGGACGTGGGTCTCTCAGCGCTCTTCGGTGCTACACGTACACGGCGACGCTTCCGTGCCTGTTCGGTCCGTGTCCGCACGGGAGCGAACGCGCGGCGTGCGGTTTCTTAGAGCCGTACGAGGCGAGCAAGTGCCCGTCGTCGAGGTCGCCGCACCAGATTCGGACGGGTTCGATTACGTGGCAACTCGATTGTGGCCTGCCGCCAGAGGTCGTCTCGAAGCGGGTGAACGCGTCTCAGCGCGTCATCAAACGGCATTACGACAAGGCGACTGCGCTGGAGGAGATGGAGAATCGTCGTCGACCGCACCTCGATCGTTTGGAGTTAGAATCATGA
- a CDS encoding TetR/AcrR family transcriptional regulator produces MAEETTDELMRATYRALCKRGYAALTMRDIADESSKSKATLHYHFDGKHDLLVSFLEFLDERFARKIAAIDADDPTARLFALLDVACPSAEGDSGEFQTAMLELTAQAPYEKAYRERLLGFETRLRAEFERVLDSGVESGAFDDDVEPERTAEFLLTAIDGAQTRRVAVGHDADKMREMIRNYVETAVVSDESPRRTEVRAE; encoded by the coding sequence ATGGCCGAGGAAACCACAGACGAACTGATGCGCGCGACGTACCGCGCGCTCTGCAAGCGGGGGTACGCCGCGTTGACGATGCGTGACATCGCCGACGAGTCCTCGAAGAGCAAAGCGACCCTCCATTACCACTTCGACGGCAAGCACGACCTGTTGGTCTCGTTTCTGGAGTTCCTCGACGAGCGGTTCGCCCGGAAGATCGCAGCCATCGACGCGGACGACCCGACGGCGAGACTGTTCGCGCTCTTGGACGTCGCCTGTCCGTCCGCCGAGGGCGACTCCGGCGAATTCCAGACGGCGATGCTCGAACTGACGGCGCAGGCCCCGTACGAGAAGGCGTACCGGGAGCGACTGCTCGGCTTCGAGACCCGTCTCCGCGCGGAGTTCGAGCGAGTCCTCGACTCCGGCGTCGAGTCGGGCGCGTTCGACGACGACGTCGAGCCCGAACGGACGGCCGAGTTCCTCCTCACCGCCATCGACGGCGCGCAGACGCGACGGGTCGCGGTCGGTCACGACGCAGACAAGATGAGAGAGATGATACGCAACTACGTAGAGACGGCAGTGGTATCGGACGAATCGCCGAGGCGAACCGAGGTGCGCGCCGAGTGA
- a CDS encoding MATE family efflux transporter, with protein MSLLDRIDSVFKGPEDVDLTSGGIVKPLFYLSLPIVLTNLLQTAYNLADTFWLGQYDTAALAAISFAFPMVFLLIAIGMGFSVAGSVLVAQHTGANDAKKAEYAASQTVTFSLLAALVLGLFGFVFVEQLLGIFGASPEVLPMATSYMQVISLGLMFMFGFFVFVALMRGYGDTVTPMLVMFGSVVLNIFLDPFLIFGFDDNPLFAMLGMESLQTTLFAATGYTGSGITGAAVATIFSRALALAVGLAIMFNGTRGVEIHLSEMVPDFGYARKLLAIGLPASVEGSGRAISINLLLIVVGLFSTNVVAAYGVGTRVLSVIFLPALAVARGVETMTGQNIGANKPDRAEKAATSAALTMFVVLSALGVVTWFAARPIVGVFTDNQEVITIGAEFLRYVAPTFGFIGIVQSFVGSFRGAGKTVVAAIISVSMLGLVRLPVAFFGATDFGFGLGSSGIWLGFAVSNVVGGVIAILWYRRGTWRNVDLSSARGAPTVEAEPTDD; from the coding sequence GTGAGTCTGCTCGACCGCATCGACAGCGTGTTCAAAGGCCCCGAGGACGTCGACCTCACGTCGGGCGGCATCGTGAAACCGCTGTTCTACCTCTCTTTGCCCATCGTTCTCACGAACCTGCTGCAGACGGCGTACAACCTCGCCGACACGTTCTGGCTGGGGCAGTACGACACCGCCGCGCTCGCGGCCATCAGCTTCGCGTTCCCGATGGTGTTTCTGCTCATCGCCATCGGGATGGGCTTCTCCGTCGCCGGGAGCGTCCTCGTCGCCCAGCACACGGGCGCGAACGACGCGAAGAAGGCCGAGTACGCGGCGTCGCAGACGGTGACGTTTTCGCTTCTGGCCGCGCTCGTCCTCGGACTGTTCGGCTTCGTCTTCGTCGAACAACTGCTGGGCATCTTCGGGGCCTCCCCCGAGGTGCTCCCGATGGCGACGAGTTACATGCAGGTCATCTCGCTCGGTCTCATGTTCATGTTCGGCTTCTTCGTCTTCGTCGCGCTGATGCGCGGCTACGGCGACACCGTCACGCCGATGCTCGTCATGTTCGGCTCCGTCGTCCTCAACATCTTCCTCGACCCGTTCCTCATCTTCGGCTTCGACGACAACCCCCTCTTTGCGATGCTCGGGATGGAGAGCCTTCAGACGACGCTGTTCGCCGCGACGGGCTACACCGGCTCGGGCATCACCGGGGCGGCCGTCGCCACCATCTTCTCGCGGGCGCTGGCGCTGGCCGTGGGACTGGCGATCATGTTCAACGGCACCCGCGGCGTGGAGATCCACCTCAGCGAGATGGTTCCTGACTTCGGCTACGCGCGGAAGCTGCTCGCCATCGGCCTCCCCGCGTCCGTCGAGGGCTCCGGTCGCGCCATCTCCATCAACCTGCTGCTCATCGTCGTCGGGCTGTTCTCGACGAACGTCGTCGCCGCCTACGGCGTCGGGACGCGGGTGCTGTCGGTCATCTTCCTCCCCGCGCTCGCCGTCGCCCGCGGCGTCGAGACGATGACCGGCCAGAACATCGGTGCGAACAAACCCGACCGCGCCGAGAAGGCCGCAACCAGCGCCGCGTTGACGATGTTCGTCGTTCTCTCGGCGTTGGGGGTCGTCACCTGGTTCGCCGCCCGGCCCATCGTCGGGGTGTTCACCGACAACCAGGAGGTCATCACCATCGGCGCGGAGTTCCTCCGCTACGTCGCGCCGACGTTCGGTTTCATCGGCATCGTCCAGTCGTTCGTCGGGAGCTTCCGCGGCGCGGGCAAGACCGTCGTCGCCGCCATCATCTCGGTGTCGATGCTCGGCCTCGTCCGCCTCCCGGTGGCCTTCTTCGGAGCGACCGACTTCGGATTCGGTCTCGGGTCGTCGGGTATCTGGCTCGGCTTCGCCGTCTCGAACGTCGTCGGTGGCGTCATCGCCATCCTCTGGTACCGCCGGGGGACGTGGCGCAACGTCGACCTCTCGTCGGCCCGAGGTGCCCCGACCGTCGAAGCCGAACCGACCGACGACTGA
- a CDS encoding DUF7577 domain-containing protein, producing MELLFRMLVAGFVIVAPSALFLGLWHGLHKLRDDRLVERLLDETDEEFGRSGQFVLTPTARRSRRSGAVACRACGTPNPRGVRFCHDCLSKLDSA from the coding sequence ATGGAACTGCTGTTTCGAATGCTCGTCGCCGGGTTCGTCATCGTCGCACCCTCGGCGCTGTTTCTCGGTCTCTGGCACGGCCTCCACAAACTCCGAGACGACCGCCTCGTCGAGCGACTGCTCGACGAGACCGACGAGGAGTTCGGGCGCAGCGGCCAGTTCGTCCTGACGCCGACCGCGCGGCGGAGTCGACGCTCCGGAGCGGTCGCGTGTAGAGCGTGCGGGACGCCGAATCCGCGCGGCGTCCGCTTCTGTCACGACTGTCTGTCGAAGCTCGACAGCGCCTAG
- a CDS encoding DUF7282 domain-containing protein — protein MKQSTIRRTALTAVVVFTVLAATMALLAPATTGTVAAQTDGTANDSANGTATLEYNDQTIENQSVVVEEATISNGGYVAIFDEGGTLVGHSDYLESGEQTNVTVALNDSFTGDQVTIATAYTDDGDETFNESADAPYQENGAPISSTAYVTGDGASEQTTTSTAEETTEDGDTSAETTTEAAETTEDAGAAETTGDGETGTDGPGFGVVAALVGLLGAVAVALRRA, from the coding sequence ATGAAGCAATCTACAATCCGACGCACCGCGTTGACCGCCGTCGTGGTGTTCACCGTGCTCGCCGCGACGATGGCTCTCCTCGCACCCGCGACGACGGGGACGGTCGCTGCACAGACCGACGGAACCGCCAACGACTCCGCGAACGGAACCGCGACGCTCGAATACAACGACCAGACCATCGAGAACCAGAGCGTCGTCGTCGAGGAGGCGACCATCTCGAACGGCGGCTACGTCGCCATCTTCGACGAGGGCGGCACCCTCGTCGGTCACTCCGACTACCTCGAATCAGGCGAGCAGACGAACGTCACGGTGGCGCTCAACGACTCGTTCACCGGCGACCAGGTGACCATCGCTACCGCGTACACCGACGACGGTGACGAGACGTTCAACGAGTCCGCAGACGCCCCGTACCAGGAGAACGGCGCGCCCATCAGCAGCACGGCGTACGTGACCGGCGACGGTGCGAGCGAGCAGACCACCACCTCGACGGCCGAAGAGACGACCGAAGACGGTGACACCTCCGCGGAGACGACCACCGAAGCCGCCGAAACCACCGAAGACGCTGGAGCCGCCGAGACGACCGGAGACGGTGAGACCGGCACCGACGGACCCGGCTTCGGCGTCGTCGCGGCGCTCGTCGGCCTCTTGGGCGCAGTTGCGGTCGCGCTCCGCCGCGCCTGA
- a CDS encoding helix-turn-helix domain-containing protein, whose product MSHIAEFDLSSPNLALMSVLAAVPSMRIRVEEVLSADDSAPLYFLFWATGDDFEAFEAALEDDDTVLSVEVLDTFETQKLYRTRVDPDVLLYPIAAVVGASRLEMTATHDSFEMRMRFPDREALAEFRRRVREQGVSFTLKRLYTPDSPETTEQYGLSEKQRTALRSAVRIGYFDVPRRGSLDELADELGISGQATSERLRRGTVALVRNTIGVES is encoded by the coding sequence ATGAGTCACATCGCCGAGTTCGACCTTTCGAGCCCGAACCTCGCGTTAATGTCCGTCCTGGCCGCGGTGCCGTCGATGCGTATCCGCGTCGAGGAAGTGCTCTCGGCGGACGACTCGGCACCGTTGTATTTCCTGTTCTGGGCGACCGGCGACGACTTCGAGGCGTTCGAAGCCGCGCTCGAAGACGACGACACCGTCCTCTCGGTCGAGGTTCTCGACACGTTCGAGACCCAGAAACTGTATCGAACACGTGTCGACCCCGACGTGTTGCTCTACCCCATCGCGGCGGTCGTCGGTGCTTCCCGACTGGAGATGACCGCCACGCACGACAGTTTCGAGATGCGGATGCGCTTTCCCGACCGGGAGGCGCTCGCCGAGTTCCGCCGCCGCGTCCGCGAACAGGGGGTGTCGTTCACGCTCAAACGGCTCTACACGCCCGACAGTCCGGAAACGACCGAACAGTACGGCCTCTCCGAGAAACAGCGAACGGCGCTTCGGTCGGCGGTACGAATCGGCTACTTCGACGTCCCGCGCCGCGGGAGTCTCGACGAGCTCGCCGACGAACTCGGGATCTCCGGACAGGCGACGTCCGAGCGTCTCCGTCGTGGGACGGTCGCGCTCGTCCGCAACACTATCGGCGTCGAGTCGTAG